In Blautia sp. SC05B48, a single genomic region encodes these proteins:
- a CDS encoding adenine phosphoribosyltransferase — translation MKKIEEYVRSIPDFPEPGIIFRDVTSVLQDADGLQLAVDSMQDCLEGVEFDVITGLESRGFIFGMPIAYNLHKPFVLVRKAGKLPCETVSRTYDLEYGSATIEMHKDSIKPGQRVVIVDDLIATGGSVEAAIKLVEELGGVVVKVVFLMELAGLKGRERLKGYDVASVICYDGK, via the coding sequence ATGAAAAAAATAGAAGAATATGTAAGAAGTATCCCGGACTTTCCAGAGCCAGGGATTATTTTCCGTGATGTTACCAGCGTCCTTCAGGATGCGGATGGATTACAGCTTGCCGTTGATTCTATGCAGGATTGTCTGGAGGGTGTGGAGTTCGATGTGATCACAGGTCTTGAATCCAGAGGATTTATCTTTGGTATGCCGATCGCATATAATCTTCACAAACCCTTTGTTCTGGTCCGTAAAGCAGGAAAACTTCCATGTGAGACCGTTTCCAGAACCTACGATCTGGAGTATGGAAGTGCAACTATTGAGATGCATAAAGATTCCATCAAGCCGGGACAGAGGGTTGTTATCGTGGATGACCTGATCGCTACGGGCGGAAGTGTGGAAGCAGCCATCAAGCTTGTGGAGGAGCTTGGAGGTGTAGTTGTTAAAGTTGTTTTCCTCATGGAGCTTGCAGGTCTGAAGGGACGTGAGCGTCTCAAAGGTTATGATGTGGCATCTGTGATCTGTTACGACGGAAAATGA
- the recJ gene encoding single-stranded-DNA-specific exonuclease RecJ gives MERWVVAAKRADFATIGKEFGIDPVIARLIRNRDVQDRDEIRRYLYGTVEELASPHLMKDVDKAVQILQNKIKKKKRIRIIGDYDIDGVVSTFILIKGLKRAGALADTYIPDRVADGYGIHEHLIERAVNDGIDVIVTCDNGIAAYNEITMAKENGMTVIITDHHEIPYKETEDGRELILPPADAIVNPKQPDCNYPEKRLCGAVVALKLVTALYEACGIPEKELEDFLELGAIATVGDVMDLQGENRILVKEGLKRLSHTFNKGLRELIRANGLEDGPITAYHVGFVLGPCINASGRLDTAARSLKLLCAETEDEAAKLAGDLTALNQSRKALTEEGKEAAIRIVEETEIGQDRVLVIYLPDCHESLAGIIAGRIREKYNKPVFVLTKGETMVKGSGRSIESYSMFEELVKCGDLMEQYGGHPMAAGLSIKEENVEEFRRRLNENCTLTEKDLTPKILIDVPMPVSYINKELVEEISLLEPFGKGNTKPIFAQKGLRVLSSRILGKNRNVAKLQLSDGAGCVVEAVYFGEADEFVDRIKNCGSMAVTYYPEINRYQGRETLQIVIRNYITE, from the coding sequence ATGGAACGATGGGTTGTTGCTGCAAAACGGGCGGATTTTGCGACAATTGGAAAAGAGTTCGGAATTGATCCGGTGATCGCCAGACTGATCCGAAATCGGGATGTACAGGATAGGGATGAAATTCGTAGATATCTTTATGGAACGGTGGAAGAATTGGCTTCTCCGCATTTGATGAAAGATGTGGATAAGGCAGTGCAGATCCTGCAGAATAAAATAAAGAAAAAAAAACGCATCCGTATTATAGGCGATTATGATATTGATGGGGTAGTATCGACTTTCATTCTGATCAAAGGACTGAAGCGTGCAGGAGCTCTGGCAGATACATATATTCCGGACCGTGTGGCGGACGGATATGGAATCCATGAGCACCTGATCGAAAGAGCAGTGAATGATGGGATTGACGTAATTGTTACCTGTGATAATGGAATTGCGGCGTACAATGAAATCACTATGGCTAAAGAGAATGGAATGACGGTGATAATAACCGATCATCATGAAATTCCCTATAAAGAAACGGAAGATGGAAGAGAACTGATCCTTCCGCCGGCTGATGCCATTGTAAATCCAAAACAACCGGACTGTAATTATCCGGAGAAAAGATTGTGCGGAGCAGTTGTTGCATTGAAGCTGGTGACAGCTCTCTATGAGGCATGTGGGATTCCGGAAAAAGAGTTGGAAGATTTTCTGGAATTAGGAGCCATTGCCACGGTGGGAGATGTGATGGATCTTCAGGGTGAAAACCGTATCCTTGTAAAGGAAGGCCTGAAACGACTTTCCCACACTTTTAACAAAGGTCTCCGTGAACTGATCCGTGCCAATGGCCTGGAGGATGGGCCGATCACTGCCTATCATGTAGGGTTTGTGCTGGGACCATGTATCAATGCCAGTGGAAGACTGGATACCGCTGCACGTTCCCTGAAACTGCTCTGTGCGGAGACGGAAGATGAAGCGGCAAAACTTGCCGGCGATCTGACTGCGTTGAATCAAAGCAGAAAAGCTCTCACAGAAGAGGGAAAGGAAGCGGCAATCCGTATTGTGGAAGAGACAGAAATCGGACAGGACAGGGTTCTTGTGATCTATCTACCGGACTGTCATGAAAGTCTGGCTGGAATTATTGCAGGACGTATTCGGGAAAAGTACAATAAACCGGTCTTTGTCCTGACAAAAGGTGAAACAATGGTGAAAGGCAGCGGACGTTCCATAGAAAGCTATTCTATGTTTGAGGAACTGGTAAAATGCGGAGATCTGATGGAACAGTATGGCGGTCATCCTATGGCTGCCGGATTATCCATTAAAGAAGAAAATGTGGAAGAGTTCCGTAGACGGTTAAACGAAAACTGTACTCTGACAGAAAAGGATCTGACTCCAAAGATCCTGATCGATGTGCCAATGCCGGTTTCCTATATAAATAAGGAACTTGTGGAAGAGATATCCCTGCTGGAGCCTTTTGGAAAAGGAAATACCAAACCGATTTTTGCACAGAAGGGACTTCGGGTTTTAAGCAGCCGTATTCTTGGCAAAAATAGGAATGTAGCGAAGCTCCAGCTGTCAGATGGCGCTGGTTGTGTAGTGGAAGCAGTATATTTTGGCGAAGCAGATGAATTTGTTGATAGAATAAAAAACTGTGGAAGTATGGCGGTCACATATTATCCTGAGATCAACCGTTATCAGGGAAGAGAAACTTTACAGATCGTGATCCGGAATTATATTACAGAATAA